The following proteins come from a genomic window of Paenibacillus spongiae:
- a CDS encoding TetR/AcrR family transcriptional regulator, whose amino-acid sequence MPKIVDHEKQRKRVAEAALRVIRKDGLEHATVRKIAEETGLSVGSMRHYFSSQAQLFSFVMQLFLDRIEERIAGIDFSGPPLDAVKRLLMQFIPMDEERRMEMEVWLSFVTKALYYPELKALSGEMYDGLKGACQQAVDALYHYRLARPGLNAEIEVERLYALVDGLAIHCLMRPDEMPAERISILLEHHLNTLCTEE is encoded by the coding sequence ATGCCAAAAATCGTAGATCATGAAAAACAAAGAAAGCGGGTCGCCGAGGCGGCGCTGCGCGTCATTCGAAAGGATGGGCTGGAGCATGCGACAGTACGCAAAATCGCCGAGGAAACGGGATTGTCCGTAGGCTCGATGCGGCACTATTTTTCCAGCCAGGCGCAGCTGTTCTCTTTCGTTATGCAGCTGTTTCTGGACAGAATCGAAGAGCGGATTGCGGGAATCGACTTTTCGGGTCCTCCCTTGGATGCCGTCAAGCGGCTGCTGATGCAGTTCATTCCAATGGATGAGGAACGAAGAATGGAGATGGAGGTGTGGCTTTCTTTTGTAACAAAAGCGTTGTATTATCCGGAGCTGAAGGCGCTGAGCGGCGAGATGTACGATGGTTTGAAGGGAGCCTGTCAGCAAGCTGTCGACGCCTTGTATCATTACCGGCTGGCACGGCCCGGTTTGAACGCGGAAATTGAAGTTGAGCGGCTCTATGCTTTGGTGGACGGTCTGGCTATTCACTGCCTGATGCGTCCGGACGAGATGCCGGCGGAGCGGATAAGCATTCTGCTCGAGCATCACTTGAATACACTATGTACGGAGGAATAG
- a CDS encoding type II toxin-antitoxin system PemK/MazF family toxin: MIVKRGDVFFADLSPVVGSEQGGVRPVLVIQNDIGNRFSPTVIVAAITAQIQKAKLPTHVEIDAALHGFDRDSVLLLEQIRTIDKQRLTDKITHLDDETMRKVDEALQISVGLIDF; this comes from the coding sequence TTGATCGTTAAACGCGGCGATGTGTTTTTTGCGGACTTATCCCCGGTCGTCGGTTCGGAGCAGGGGGGCGTTCGCCCGGTACTGGTCATTCAGAATGATATCGGTAACAGGTTCAGTCCGACGGTGATCGTGGCTGCCATAACGGCGCAAATTCAGAAGGCCAAACTGCCGACTCATGTTGAGATCGATGCGGCTCTGCACGGTTTCGACCGCGACTCGGTGCTTCTTCTGGAGCAGATTCGAACGATCGATAAACAGCGGCTTACCGATAAAATTACGCATTTGGACGACGAAACGATGCGTAAAGTGGATGAAGCTCTTCAAATAAGCGTTGGGCTAATCGATTTCTAA
- a CDS encoding M50 family metallopeptidase, producing MRDWLKMAGIVAVTAILTRFIPFSSFFRSVDTLVHELAHALATLLLSGSVMYIHLFGNQSGVTLSAYTDAWMAIPISLAGYMGSALFALLLFLLHAYRRERAGLIVVTVLAAVGLALFVRNGYGMVWCAGFAALTALICAIAPPWLRTGYYLLISFICLVESVISSFVILTISILDPGAAGDAANLSRVTFVPAFVWGLFFTAFSLWCAKLSTGLLFRGGFGRRGAVPHKKSTVSS from the coding sequence ATGCGCGATTGGCTGAAGATGGCGGGAATCGTTGCCGTCACCGCCATTCTGACCCGATTCATCCCGTTCTCTTCGTTTTTCCGCAGTGTAGATACGCTGGTTCATGAGCTGGCACACGCACTGGCTACGCTGCTGCTGTCGGGCAGCGTCATGTATATTCATCTGTTCGGCAATCAAAGCGGGGTAACGCTGTCGGCATATACCGACGCTTGGATGGCGATCCCGATCTCGCTTGCCGGCTATATGGGTTCTGCCTTGTTCGCGCTGCTGCTGTTTCTCCTTCATGCCTACAGGCGGGAGCGGGCCGGATTGATCGTCGTGACTGTTCTGGCGGCGGTCGGGCTGGCGCTGTTCGTCCGCAACGGGTACGGCATGGTCTGGTGTGCCGGGTTTGCCGCCCTGACCGCGCTGATCTGCGCGATAGCTCCTCCTTGGCTGCGAACCGGCTATTATTTGCTTATTTCGTTCATTTGCCTGGTCGAATCCGTGATCAGCTCCTTCGTCATTCTGACGATTTCGATTCTCGATCCGGGTGCTGCCGGCGATGCGGCTAATCTAAGCCGGGTTACATTCGTGCCGGCCTTCGTCTGGGGGCTTTTCTTCACGGCCTTCTCGCTATGGTGCGCGAAGCTGTCTACCGGACTGCTGTTCAGAGGCGGGTTCGGAAGACGGGGAGCGGTTCCGCATAAAAAAAGTACAGTCTCCTCCTAA
- a CDS encoding bactofilin — MDQVAKPKVRITGSGQSSGGVFDSIHIMGEGQLYGATEAESFKCMGNCIVKGNLKTGEYRLQGEGIVEGDMQVKQLKALGQLNVRGHVHGSTLKIHGHLEVDGGCGADSFQAKGGFTIQGLLSADQIDVSLFGPCVAREIGGGRIHVRRSRVLGIKRWFSGKGPMELTAESIEGDNIYIEHTHAERVRGNHVVIGPGCKIGRVEYRNTLKKSKSAIVRHESII; from the coding sequence ATGGATCAAGTGGCGAAGCCGAAAGTGAGGATTACGGGCTCGGGCCAGTCGTCAGGCGGCGTATTCGATAGCATTCACATTATGGGCGAGGGCCAGCTATATGGCGCAACGGAAGCGGAGTCGTTCAAATGCATGGGCAACTGCATCGTGAAGGGCAACCTGAAGACGGGAGAATACCGGCTTCAGGGCGAAGGGATCGTGGAGGGCGATATGCAGGTGAAGCAGCTGAAGGCGCTCGGCCAATTGAATGTGCGCGGACATGTCCACGGCAGCACGCTCAAAATTCACGGGCATCTGGAAGTAGATGGAGGCTGCGGGGCGGATTCCTTTCAGGCAAAGGGAGGCTTCACGATCCAAGGCTTGCTAAGCGCCGATCAAATCGATGTGAGTCTATTCGGACCTTGCGTAGCCCGAGAAATCGGGGGCGGCCGGATTCACGTGCGCCGCAGCCGGGTCTTGGGAATCAAGCGGTGGTTCTCCGGGAAAGGTCCGATGGAGCTGACGGCGGAATCGATTGAAGGCGACAACATATACATTGAACATACCCATGCGGAGCGTGTCCGGGGGAACCATGTCGTCATCGGTCCCGGATGCAAGATTGGCCGAGTGGAGTACAGGAATACGCTTAAAAAAAGCAAGAGCGCTATCGTGCGCCATGAGTCTATAATATAG
- a CDS encoding CobW family GTP-binding protein — MTIENQQDQQIQQDQQDQQDQQRTTVPVHLLSGFLGSGKTTLLNQVIDYYKAADVKAAVIMNELGDVNLDGQIIGDDVPMAEMLGGCLCCTIRGDLSLELKSLLDEYKPDVVLIESTGAANPMEIMDAVTETAMYALVDLRTVVTVVDGPELLSRRRKGGRTFRLMQEQIRCATDLIVNKADKLAPEELIEVEQLVRELNEYAPLTVTVRCVTEMSIFDPGRESANGKRIVPAGHSGHVCGANCSHGDHAGDEHNTDADHDAAGTHPHASHEHVMALTHYLTGPVDSHDFEQFMAKLPKEVYRAKGILTFADTNSRFLFQYAYRELDFMRITPQSHVNDVAVFIGEHFAKGELLQELERLQRQGRQQPGDPEEE, encoded by the coding sequence ATGACGATAGAGAATCAGCAGGATCAACAGATTCAACAAGATCAACAGGATCAACAGGATCAACAGAGAACAACAGTGCCGGTCCACCTGCTCTCCGGTTTTTTGGGAAGCGGCAAGACGACGCTGCTCAATCAGGTGATCGATTATTATAAAGCGGCCGACGTCAAGGCGGCTGTCATTATGAACGAGCTGGGCGACGTGAATTTGGACGGACAAATCATCGGCGACGACGTGCCGATGGCGGAGATGCTGGGCGGCTGCCTGTGCTGCACCATACGCGGCGATTTAAGTCTGGAGCTGAAATCGCTTCTGGACGAATACAAGCCGGATGTGGTTCTGATCGAATCGACCGGAGCCGCCAATCCGATGGAGATTATGGATGCGGTAACGGAGACGGCCATGTATGCGCTCGTCGACCTGCGTACCGTCGTCACGGTCGTGGACGGGCCCGAGCTGCTCAGCCGCAGACGCAAGGGGGGACGGACCTTCAGGCTCATGCAGGAGCAGATCCGCTGCGCGACCGATCTGATCGTCAATAAAGCGGACAAGCTCGCGCCTGAAGAGCTGATCGAGGTGGAGCAGCTCGTCCGGGAGCTCAATGAATACGCGCCGCTGACCGTCACCGTGCGCTGCGTGACGGAGATGAGCATCTTCGACCCCGGCCGGGAATCGGCTAACGGTAAGAGGATCGTTCCCGCCGGGCATAGCGGGCATGTATGCGGAGCGAACTGTTCCCATGGCGATCATGCCGGAGATGAACACAATACCGATGCTGATCATGACGCCGCTGGGACCCACCCCCATGCGTCTCACGAGCATGTCATGGCGCTGACGCACTATTTGACGGGGCCGGTCGACAGTCATGATTTCGAGCAATTCATGGCCAAGCTGCCGAAGGAAGTCTACCGGGCGAAGGGGATTCTGACCTTTGCGGATACGAACAGCCGGTTTCTGTTCCAATACGCTTATCGCGAGCTGGATTTCATGCGCATTACCCCGCAGTCCCATGTCAATGATGTTGCGGTCTTCATAGGAGAGCATTTTGCCAAAGGAGAGCTCCTCCAGGAGCTGGAGCGGCTTCAGCGGCAGGGCAGGCAGCAGCCGGGAGATCCGGAGGAAGAATAG
- a CDS encoding polymer-forming cytoskeletal protein — translation MTEQVRPDLVISGMGSASGGEYGKVMIEGTAKVRGDLSCETIHVSGLVTVQGSINAAKFEMHGKFTGIGSLRADTAAIEGHANLRGRLQGDDITVHGVLKLQGDCEAERFTAHGGFAIQGLLNAGTIDIGLKGRGEASEIGGETIHVQRMDRQSGRGLLKRLIPAFNPHLTTGTIEGDEVQLEATTAEIVRGNRVYIGAGCKIGRVEYRTELIVHPDAKVTEKLKN, via the coding sequence ATGACGGAGCAGGTTCGTCCGGACCTGGTCATTAGCGGCATGGGAAGCGCATCCGGCGGGGAATACGGAAAGGTGATGATTGAGGGAACTGCCAAGGTGCGGGGCGATTTGTCATGCGAAACGATTCATGTTAGCGGCCTTGTGACGGTTCAGGGAAGCATAAACGCGGCCAAGTTCGAGATGCATGGCAAATTTACCGGGATCGGCAGTCTCCGTGCGGATACGGCCGCCATTGAAGGTCATGCCAATCTGCGCGGCAGGCTGCAGGGAGACGACATCACGGTACATGGGGTTCTCAAGCTTCAGGGCGATTGCGAAGCGGAGCGGTTTACCGCTCATGGCGGATTTGCCATACAAGGCCTGCTCAATGCCGGGACGATCGATATCGGTTTGAAAGGCCGCGGTGAAGCGTCGGAAATCGGCGGCGAAACGATTCATGTCCAGCGGATGGACCGTCAGTCCGGAAGGGGACTCCTTAAACGGCTTATCCCTGCTTTTAATCCCCATTTAACGACCGGGACGATCGAAGGGGACGAGGTCCAACTGGAAGCTACGACAGCTGAGATTGTACGCGGAAACCGCGTTTATATCGGTGCAGGCTGCAAGATCGGCCGGGTGGAATACCGGACGGAGCTAATCGTGCATCCGGATGCCAAGGTGACGGAGAAGCTCAAGAATTGA
- a CDS encoding MDR family MFS transporter, translated as MVQQKSRLGFVVVGLLLGIFVAAVDNTIVATAMGTIVADLGGIDKFVWVTSAYLVTEMAAMPIFGKLSDMYGRKRFFVLGIFLFLLGSVLCGTATSIVELSIYRAIQGIGGGALVPIAFTIVFDIFPPEKRGKMGGLFGAVFGTSSLFGPLLGAYITDHIDWRWIFYINLPIGLIAFGLVFLFYKESMEHSKQRIDWWGAATLVGAVVSLMFALELGGQEYAWDSGVILGLFAAAAVLLAVFLFVETKAAEPIISYDMFRKRLFAASTLTALFYGAAFITFAMYIPMYVQGVTGGTATNSGLILLPMTLGSVLAAQIGGIMSTRTSYRNIMIFSAVVFVLGTYLLSTITPDTTRLMLSVYMAVAGLGVGFSFSVLGMAGIHHFDMRQRGSANSTLAFVRSLGMTIGLTVFGILQRNLLTDNMKEAFAGGGSGVGAGMPAGESLGNIREILTPEGRAGIPKEVMDKIVDALSSSISTMFMWALIPAALAFVSVMYMGDARLLIPSKAAKGAKVKPGAQTE; from the coding sequence ATGGTACAACAGAAAAGCAGATTAGGATTCGTAGTCGTCGGGCTGCTTCTCGGCATATTCGTAGCGGCCGTCGACAATACGATCGTCGCAACCGCAATGGGGACGATTGTGGCCGATCTGGGCGGCATCGATAAGTTTGTATGGGTGACGTCGGCCTATTTGGTTACCGAGATGGCGGCCATGCCGATATTCGGCAAGCTGTCCGATATGTACGGCCGAAAACGGTTTTTTGTCCTCGGCATATTTTTATTCCTGCTCGGATCGGTACTATGCGGCACGGCGACATCGATCGTCGAGTTGAGTATTTACCGGGCGATTCAAGGAATCGGGGGCGGCGCGCTCGTCCCGATTGCCTTCACGATTGTGTTCGATATCTTTCCGCCGGAGAAGCGGGGTAAGATGGGCGGATTGTTCGGCGCCGTCTTCGGCACGTCGAGCTTGTTCGGTCCTTTGCTCGGTGCGTATATTACGGATCATATTGACTGGCGGTGGATTTTCTACATCAATCTGCCGATCGGCCTGATCGCATTCGGGCTCGTATTCCTGTTCTATAAAGAGTCGATGGAGCATTCGAAGCAGCGGATCGACTGGTGGGGGGCTGCCACGCTTGTCGGAGCAGTCGTCAGCCTCATGTTTGCGCTCGAGCTCGGCGGCCAGGAATATGCGTGGGATTCGGGTGTCATCCTCGGCTTGTTTGCGGCAGCAGCGGTGCTGCTTGCGGTATTCCTGTTCGTGGAAACGAAGGCTGCCGAGCCGATAATCTCCTATGACATGTTCCGCAAGAGATTGTTCGCGGCCAGCACGTTAACGGCTTTGTTCTACGGGGCTGCATTCATAACGTTCGCGATGTACATTCCGATGTATGTACAGGGCGTTACGGGAGGGACCGCTACGAATTCCGGCCTTATTCTGCTTCCGATGACACTCGGTTCGGTTCTTGCTGCGCAAATCGGCGGTATCATGTCGACGAGAACGTCTTATCGGAACATCATGATTTTCTCAGCGGTCGTGTTCGTGCTCGGGACCTACCTGCTCAGCACGATCACGCCTGATACCACAAGACTGATGCTGTCGGTTTATATGGCGGTTGCCGGTTTAGGTGTCGGTTTCTCGTTCTCCGTGCTTGGCATGGCCGGAATTCACCACTTCGACATGCGGCAGCGGGGCTCGGCCAACTCAACCTTGGCATTCGTCCGCTCGCTTGGGATGACGATCGGTCTGACGGTGTTCGGTATCCTTCAGCGGAATCTGCTGACGGACAACATGAAGGAAGCGTTCGCCGGCGGAGGATCCGGAGTCGGGGCGGGTATGCCTGCGGGCGAATCGCTCGGCAATATCCGAGAGATCCTGACGCCCGAAGGAAGAGCAGGCATCCCGAAGGAAGTCATGGACAAAATCGTTGACGCGCTGTCAAGCTCGATTTCGACCATGTTTATGTGGGCGCTTATACCGGCTGCACTGGCGTTCGTCTCGGTCATGTACATGGGCGATGCAAGGCTATTGATACCAAGCAAAGCTGCCAAGGGCGCGAAAGTGAAGCCAGGGGCGCAGACGGAATAA
- a CDS encoding CopG family ribbon-helix-helix protein: MANMQNTKRIMISLPDHLLEEVDGIVARENSNRSEFIRQAMKLYLVERKKRQIRESMQRGYLEMAMINLGMASEAFQAEEDAGDTLGRLVSGV, translated from the coding sequence GTGGCCAATATGCAGAACACCAAGAGGATTATGATCAGTTTACCGGATCATTTGCTGGAGGAAGTTGACGGAATCGTCGCCAGGGAAAACTCGAACCGGAGTGAATTTATTCGACAAGCGATGAAGTTGTATTTAGTGGAGCGTAAGAAACGCCAAATTCGCGAATCGATGCAGCGCGGATATTTAGAGATGGCGATGATTAATCTAGGCATGGCATCGGAAGCTTTTCAAGCGGAGGAAGACGCGGGCGACACGCTCGGCCGACTCGTAAGCGGGGTGTAA
- the alr gene encoding alanine racemase: MDQAYYRPTRAEISLDALRRNIQAFRSIIPQGMRLMASVKANAYGHGAVETAREAEACGVDYLGVAFLDEAVQLRKAGIATPILVLGYVPPEGLAIARELRITIALFREDTLLAAAALPEGRDGEKLNVHIKIDTGMGRLGLLPGPEALSFIERAAREPRLYVEGMFTHYACADEADKQYTSKQHERFASVEEEVRRRGIEIPIIHAANSAAGIDTPEWGGGMLRLGISMYGLYPSEEVNRQRVELEPVLSLKTEVVMTKQTPPDWGISYGTRYVTRGEERIGTLPVGYADGFSRMLTGKAEVLVRGKRVPVRGTICMDQCMIALDPAGTEGNPVGTGEEVVLIGAQEGSVITAGEVADKLGTINYEVICMIAARVPRVYVRDGRVTAVTNPLI, translated from the coding sequence TTGGATCAAGCATATTATCGCCCGACCAGGGCGGAAATCTCTCTGGATGCGCTGCGCCGCAATATACAAGCCTTTCGTTCTATAATACCGCAAGGCATGCGATTGATGGCTTCCGTGAAGGCCAACGCTTATGGCCACGGAGCCGTGGAAACAGCGCGCGAAGCCGAAGCCTGCGGAGTCGATTATTTGGGCGTCGCTTTTCTGGATGAAGCGGTCCAGCTGCGCAAAGCCGGCATTGCCACCCCGATTCTCGTGCTGGGCTATGTGCCTCCGGAAGGCCTCGCGATCGCTCGGGAGCTTCGGATTACGATCGCTTTATTCCGCGAGGATACGCTATTGGCGGCTGCGGCATTGCCTGAAGGAAGAGATGGCGAGAAGCTTAACGTTCATATCAAAATCGATACCGGCATGGGCCGGTTGGGACTGCTTCCGGGCCCGGAAGCACTGTCCTTTATCGAACGGGCGGCGAGGGAGCCGCGTCTATACGTCGAGGGCATGTTTACGCATTACGCCTGCGCGGATGAGGCCGACAAGCAGTATACGTCCAAACAGCATGAGCGCTTCGCCTCAGTTGAGGAAGAAGTCCGGCGCAGAGGGATTGAGATCCCGATTATCCATGCCGCCAACAGCGCGGCCGGCATCGATACGCCTGAATGGGGAGGCGGCATGCTGCGCCTTGGCATTAGCATGTACGGCCTTTATCCTTCGGAGGAAGTCAACCGGCAGCGGGTTGAGCTTGAACCGGTGCTTTCCTTGAAGACGGAGGTCGTAATGACCAAGCAAACGCCGCCGGACTGGGGAATCAGCTACGGAACGCGATATGTGACCCGCGGCGAGGAACGGATCGGTACGCTGCCGGTCGGTTATGCGGACGGGTTCAGCCGAATGCTGACCGGAAAAGCGGAGGTGCTTGTGCGAGGAAAGCGCGTCCCGGTGCGCGGAACGATCTGCATGGATCAATGTATGATCGCGCTGGATCCGGCAGGTACGGAGGGGAATCCCGTCGGTACCGGCGAAGAAGTCGTCCTTATCGGAGCACAGGAAGGCTCCGTCATTACTGCCGGAGAGGTCGCCGATAAGCTGGGTACGATCAATTATGAAGTGATCTGCATGATCGCCGCTCGCGTCCCGCGGGTGTATGTGCGGGACGGCCGGGTTACGGCCGTGACGAATCCGCTCATATAA
- a CDS encoding YhbD family protein: protein MDTELISKKDLLDQMNISYGQLYRWKRKQLIPEEWFIRKSTFTGQETFFPKAQILSRIGKIIAMKDDLSLDEVAGKLSPLLYDLRLRREEIIGRNIVSSMVMDRLGNRADEDGMYSFERMLILFTADKLLQTGEMNLEEGGQLVQTLREHFSKFDGRSCDLVFTRKMGISAFALITASSELYYESKVKLIARLSMTACLEELKMKLA, encoded by the coding sequence ATGGATACGGAATTGATTTCGAAGAAGGACCTGCTTGATCAGATGAATATCTCATACGGACAGCTCTACCGTTGGAAACGAAAGCAGCTCATTCCGGAAGAGTGGTTTATCCGGAAGTCGACCTTCACCGGTCAGGAGACGTTCTTTCCGAAGGCGCAAATTCTGTCCCGTATCGGGAAAATCATTGCGATGAAGGATGACTTGTCGCTCGACGAGGTGGCCGGCAAGCTGTCGCCGCTGCTGTACGACCTTCGTTTGCGAAGAGAAGAAATTATCGGTCGTAACATTGTTTCGAGCATGGTGATGGACCGGCTGGGCAACCGTGCCGACGAGGACGGCATGTATTCCTTCGAGCGGATGCTCATTTTGTTCACGGCGGATAAGCTGCTGCAGACCGGAGAGATGAATCTGGAGGAAGGCGGGCAGCTGGTGCAGACGCTTCGGGAGCATTTCTCGAAGTTCGATGGCAGGAGCTGCGACCTCGTGTTTACGCGCAAGATGGGGATCTCCGCATTCGCCCTCATAACGGCATCGAGCGAGCTTTACTACGAATCGAAGGTCAAATTAATCGCGCGGCTATCCATGACGGCATGTCTGGAAGAGTTGAAAATGAAGCTGGCGTAG
- a CDS encoding DUF418 domain-containing protein: MNAGTARIPLIDILRGFAILGTLGTNIWLFAYLGDLNYIVTFQQHEWWGSADTFLRTLFLSLINGKFLGLLAILFGVGLEMKYKQALRNGRAWPGTYLWVSLVLMLEGLLHFLLVMEYDILMGYAAAAIIVALIVKAGDRAIKRSLLIIGSLHILLIALIFIAMTALRMSGGSISMGDMAPVVELYKHGSWWEQVTARAAGFIALRIEVMFTIPLNICLLLTGLLLLRSGAFSPDERGRKLRSRLLRIGLSAGLPLNLLLLVPGGLFDLPVRYLFAPLLSLGYLGLIALAIEKRSTLRLWGWLANTGKMSLSCYVAQNVICSVIFYGWGLDLGGKLGAIGVIGMWLLISVMQILLASLWLSRFKFGPMEASRQKVLRLFTSA, encoded by the coding sequence ATGAATGCAGGCACGGCAAGAATCCCATTGATCGATATATTGCGCGGGTTCGCAATATTGGGAACGCTAGGCACGAATATATGGCTGTTCGCCTATCTGGGGGATCTTAACTACATCGTGACGTTTCAGCAGCATGAATGGTGGGGTTCCGCCGATACGTTCCTGCGGACGCTCTTCCTGTCGCTCATCAACGGCAAGTTTCTCGGCCTGCTTGCCATCTTGTTCGGCGTCGGACTTGAAATGAAATATAAGCAGGCGCTTCGCAACGGGCGCGCATGGCCCGGCACTTATTTATGGGTTTCTCTCGTTCTTATGCTGGAGGGACTGCTCCATTTTCTACTTGTAATGGAATACGATATTCTGATGGGCTATGCCGCCGCAGCCATAATTGTCGCGTTGATCGTCAAAGCCGGAGATCGGGCGATTAAACGCTCGCTCCTGATCATCGGCAGCCTGCATATTCTCCTTATCGCCTTGATTTTTATCGCGATGACCGCACTGCGCATGTCGGGAGGCTCGATCTCGATGGGCGACATGGCCCCTGTCGTAGAGCTGTATAAACATGGCAGCTGGTGGGAGCAGGTGACCGCCAGGGCGGCCGGCTTCATCGCCCTGCGGATCGAGGTCATGTTTACCATCCCGCTGAACATCTGCCTGCTGTTAACCGGCCTTCTTCTGTTGAGGTCGGGCGCCTTCTCTCCGGATGAGCGGGGCCGGAAGCTTCGCAGCCGCCTGCTGAGAATCGGGCTGTCCGCCGGACTTCCGCTTAATCTATTACTGCTCGTTCCCGGGGGCTTGTTCGATCTTCCGGTCCGTTACTTGTTCGCCCCGCTGCTGTCTCTCGGGTACCTGGGTTTGATCGCGCTGGCAATCGAGAAGCGGAGCACGCTGCGGCTCTGGGGGTGGCTTGCGAATACCGGGAAAATGTCATTAAGCTGCTACGTCGCGCAGAACGTGATCTGCTCCGTCATCTTTTACGGATGGGGGCTGGACTTGGGCGGCAAGCTAGGCGCCATAGGCGTCATCGGCATGTGGCTGCTCATAAGCGTGATGCAAATCTTGCTCGCTTCCCTCTGGCTCAGCAGGTTCAAATTCGGGCCTATGGAGGCTTCCCGCCAGAAGGTGCTCCGCCTATTCACATCTGCATGA
- a CDS encoding DUF4367 domain-containing protein, with translation MRRRISLIAAILMCVTALLAACGTKDAESVVKELDKVVSSMESYQGKGTMTLHTGQQPLEYQVEVSYQKPQYYRIKLTNAKKDITQIVLRNDEGVFVLTPRLNKVFRFQSDWPANQGQVYLYQTLIQSILNDSTRQFAVDKDSYVFDVMANYQNGSLARQKIWLDKSNYRPLQVEVSDANAAVMVEVKFNQFQFDSKLDKSVFDTQRNMGSSGKAEQPTMGGLDEGNGDPASEDAAVTPSGDSDVQGNNANADTDAEKPAGDDADKGADGASGEEEPSSGEPAEDTLAPADEGQKAAPAGFTAMEPSYLPEGVAQLDSQDIEFGGNKGVMFRYSGTYEYTLIETQPSDVAVSMMPGLMVDLGHTLGSLSGDEEGIQKTLTWTYNGMEYRLTSGTLPETEMVKIAQSVQDEVGK, from the coding sequence ATGCGTCGTCGAATCAGTCTAATTGCGGCCATTCTTATGTGTGTCACGGCGTTGCTCGCCGCTTGCGGCACGAAGGACGCGGAATCGGTTGTCAAGGAACTGGACAAAGTCGTCAGCAGTATGGAGAGCTATCAAGGCAAGGGTACGATGACGCTTCATACCGGACAGCAGCCGCTTGAGTACCAGGTGGAGGTCTCATATCAGAAACCGCAGTATTACCGGATCAAGCTTACGAATGCCAAGAAGGATATTACGCAAATCGTGCTGCGGAACGATGAAGGCGTGTTCGTCCTGACGCCGCGCCTCAACAAAGTATTCCGCTTCCAAAGCGATTGGCCTGCTAATCAAGGCCAGGTGTACCTGTATCAGACGCTCATCCAAAGCATTCTGAACGACAGTACGCGCCAGTTTGCCGTGGATAAGGACTCATATGTGTTCGATGTCATGGCGAATTACCAGAACGGCTCGCTGGCACGTCAAAAGATATGGCTCGATAAATCCAATTACCGGCCGCTTCAAGTGGAAGTAAGCGATGCGAATGCCGCCGTTATGGTAGAGGTGAAATTCAATCAGTTCCAATTCGATTCAAAGCTCGACAAGAGCGTATTCGATACCCAGCGCAACATGGGCAGCAGCGGCAAGGCCGAGCAGCCGACGATGGGCGGCCTCGACGAGGGCAACGGCGATCCGGCGAGCGAGGATGCGGCTGTAACGCCAAGCGGCGATTCGGATGTGCAGGGTAATAACGCAAATGCCGATACGGATGCGGAGAAGCCGGCCGGCGATGACGCCGACAAGGGGGCTGACGGAGCATCGGGCGAAGAAGAGCCTTCCTCCGGCGAGCCCGCCGAGGACACGTTAGCTCCAGCGGATGAAGGGCAGAAAGCGGCCCCGGCAGGCTTTACGGCGATGGAGCCTTCCTATCTGCCGGAAGGCGTAGCGCAGCTGGATTCACAGGATATTGAGTTCGGGGGCAATAAAGGGGTCATGTTCCGCTATTCCGGCACCTATGAATATACCTTGATCGAGACGCAGCCAAGCGATGTTGCCGTATCCATGATGCCTGGCCTTATGGTGGACCTCGGCCACACATTGGGTTCGCTCAGCGGTGACGAGGAGGGCATTCAAAAAACATTAACCTGGACCTATAACGGCATGGAATACCGTCTGACGAGCGGTACGCTGCCGGAAACGGAGATGGTGAAGATCGCCCAGTCCGTTCAGGATGAAGTAGGCAAGTAA